From one Erythrobacter sp. HKB08 genomic stretch:
- the holA gene encoding DNA polymerase III subunit delta — MKATQRDFANQARRAAQQCSVFYFCGPDEAGASAAAQSIVSLLPDAGERVEIPGAELRRDPVLLGDEAHSTSLFGEKRHILVRTAGDEALDAVGNLLLGSGEACPVLIVATGATDKSRIAKLLATRDDALVAMFYPPDIRDITSTVRNLADASGLRMNDGIAERIARASGLDIRLATSEVEKLALYLDGSPSSPVDVSADDLDAIGAKTDDDGFMPVVNAVLSGEVNKLGGELQRMRELSLNPVGLLLAFERRAAQLAQISARMGPRADIGQTIQAEKRARRIFWKDERDIANQLRRWRGKKLDRLVSRLAEMHQQLLANSQSADLLLSQGLAEIARAAAPRR, encoded by the coding sequence GTGAAGGCGACGCAGCGCGATTTCGCAAACCAGGCGCGCCGCGCCGCGCAGCAGTGCTCGGTCTTCTACTTTTGCGGTCCCGACGAGGCCGGGGCCTCCGCCGCCGCGCAGTCCATCGTCTCCTTGTTGCCCGACGCAGGCGAGCGCGTCGAAATCCCCGGCGCGGAGCTGCGCCGCGATCCGGTCCTGCTCGGTGACGAAGCGCATTCGACCTCGCTGTTCGGCGAAAAGCGTCACATCCTCGTGCGCACTGCGGGTGACGAGGCGCTCGATGCTGTCGGCAACCTCCTGCTGGGTTCGGGCGAGGCTTGCCCGGTCCTGATCGTTGCAACCGGCGCGACCGACAAATCGCGCATCGCCAAGCTGCTCGCGACCCGCGACGATGCGCTGGTCGCGATGTTCTATCCGCCCGACATTCGCGACATCACCTCAACCGTGCGCAATCTCGCCGATGCATCCGGGCTGAGGATGAACGACGGCATCGCCGAACGCATCGCGCGTGCCTCGGGCCTCGATATCCGGCTGGCGACGTCCGAGGTCGAAAAGCTGGCGCTCTATCTCGACGGCTCGCCTTCCAGCCCGGTCGACGTATCGGCGGACGATCTCGATGCGATCGGGGCCAAGACCGACGACGACGGCTTCATGCCGGTCGTCAATGCCGTCCTCTCGGGCGAGGTGAACAAGCTCGGCGGAGAGCTCCAGCGCATGCGCGAGCTTTCGCTCAACCCGGTCGGACTGCTGCTCGCATTCGAGCGCCGCGCCGCGCAACTGGCGCAGATCTCCGCCCGCATGGGGCCGCGCGCCGATATCGGGCAGACGATCCAGGCAGAAAAGCGTGCGCGTCGCATCTTCTGGAAGGACGAGCGCGACATCGCCAACCAGCTGCGCCGCTGGCGTGGCAAGAAGCTCGACCGGCTGGTCTCGCGCCTCGCCGAAATGCACCAGCAATTGCTCGCCAACAGCCAGTCCGCCGACCTTCTGCTGTCGCAGGGGCTCGCCGAGATCGCCCGCGCCGCTGCACCGCGCCGCTAG
- the lptE gene encoding LPS assembly lipoprotein LptE produces MRASALLLLALALSACGLQPMYAGGSSGQVGQGLAAVDVPAIEGRAGWLMRNALTDRLGVAGDASPRYRLDVRLDDQLEGLGVLSDDSISRERRILRARYQLVDLANGEILLDRTAGSDAGIDVVSSEYATIAAEERALENLAEEVAGRIVTQVSLALRDRQ; encoded by the coding sequence ATCCGCGCTTCTGCCCTTCTTCTCCTCGCTCTCGCGCTGTCGGCTTGCGGCCTGCAGCCGATGTATGCGGGCGGCAGCAGCGGGCAGGTCGGACAGGGACTCGCGGCCGTCGATGTTCCCGCAATCGAGGGGCGTGCCGGCTGGCTCATGCGCAATGCGTTGACCGACCGGCTCGGCGTCGCGGGCGATGCGAGCCCGCGCTACCGGCTCGATGTGCGGCTCGACGACCAGCTCGAAGGCCTAGGCGTGCTGAGCGACGATTCGATCAGCCGCGAGCGCCGCATCCTGCGCGCGCGTTACCAACTGGTCGACCTGGCCAATGGCGAAATCCTGCTCGACCGGACCGCCGGCTCGGATGCCGGCATCGACGTCGTCTCAAGCGAATATGCGACCATTGCGGCGGAAGAACGCGCGCTCGAAAACCTCGCCGAGGAAGTCGCCGGGCGCATTGTGACGCAGGTCTCGCTCGCGCTCAGGGATCGCCAGTGA
- the leuS gene encoding leucine--tRNA ligase, which translates to MSDNRFDPSSADGRWQRAWDDARCFEADSNSTKPKSYVLEMFPYPSGRIHIGHVRNYTMGDVLARYKKMRGHEVLHPMGWDAFGMPAENAAMEKGVHPGGWTRDNIANMKAQLKRIGFALDWSREFATCDPEYYGHEQALFLDLYEAGLVYRKESEVNWDPVDMTVLANEQVIDGKGWRSGAEVEKRKLNQWFLKITDFAEDLLAGLGDLEDWPDKVRLMQENWIGKSKGLEFSFELSNGEKLPVYTTRPDTIFGASFVAVAADHPVAQSLDSDAARDFIALCKKGGTTAAELEKAEKLGFDTGITARHPFTGADLPVYIANFVLMDYGTGAIMAVPGHDQRDFEFATKYGLPIPRVVATSVEDAGKPFDGEAEAGDGVIVNSDFLDGMEVEDAKREIIKRIEAQGAGEGKTVWRLRDWGVSRQRYWGTPIPFIHCEKCGVVPAPKDSLPITLPEDVDFQTPGNPLLRHATWKHVDCPTCGGKAERETDTLDTFVDSSWYFLRFASQPDDKPFDKDEVAKWMPVEQYIGGIEHAILHLLYARFWTRALAHCGLVDVKEPFASLFTQGMVTHETYSRDDGGRETYFTPEEVERTGEAATLKADGKPVKIGRVIKMSKSKKNVVDPDTIIEQYGADAVRWFMLSDSPPERDLPWSEAGIEGCWRFVQRLWRLFGQYDASAEGEDKALARKTHQTIAAVADDIEALGFNKAVARIYELTGAIEKAEASASRSEAIRAVLHLVSPMMPHLAEEAWSNMGGEGLLAEAAWPEVDPALLVDDEVTIAVQHRGKLRDTLTVAKGLSKDELEALALASEKVQRSIDGAEVRKVIVVPDRLVNIVT; encoded by the coding sequence ATGAGCGATAACCGTTTCGATCCGTCGAGCGCCGACGGGCGCTGGCAGCGTGCGTGGGACGACGCGCGTTGCTTCGAGGCCGACAGCAACTCGACCAAGCCGAAGAGCTACGTGCTCGAGATGTTCCCCTATCCGTCGGGGCGCATCCACATCGGGCATGTGCGCAACTACACGATGGGCGACGTGCTCGCGCGCTACAAGAAGATGCGCGGCCACGAAGTGCTCCACCCGATGGGCTGGGACGCTTTCGGCATGCCGGCGGAAAACGCCGCGATGGAGAAGGGCGTGCATCCGGGCGGCTGGACGCGCGACAATATCGCCAACATGAAAGCGCAATTGAAGCGCATCGGCTTCGCGCTCGACTGGTCTCGCGAATTCGCGACCTGCGACCCGGAATATTACGGCCACGAACAGGCGCTGTTCCTCGACCTCTACGAAGCGGGCCTCGTCTATCGCAAGGAGAGCGAGGTCAACTGGGACCCGGTCGACATGACCGTGCTCGCCAACGAGCAGGTGATCGACGGCAAGGGCTGGCGAAGCGGCGCGGAAGTCGAGAAGCGCAAGCTCAACCAGTGGTTCCTCAAGATCACCGACTTCGCCGAAGACCTGCTGGCCGGCCTTGGCGATCTCGAAGACTGGCCCGACAAGGTGCGGCTGATGCAGGAAAACTGGATCGGCAAGTCCAAGGGCCTCGAATTCAGTTTCGAGCTGTCGAATGGCGAGAAGCTGCCGGTCTACACGACGCGCCCGGACACGATCTTCGGTGCGAGCTTCGTCGCGGTGGCCGCCGACCACCCGGTCGCGCAATCGCTCGACAGCGATGCGGCGCGCGACTTCATCGCCCTGTGCAAGAAGGGCGGCACGACCGCGGCCGAACTCGAGAAGGCCGAGAAGCTTGGCTTCGACACCGGCATCACCGCGAGGCATCCGTTCACCGGTGCGGACCTGCCGGTCTACATCGCGAACTTCGTGCTGATGGATTACGGCACCGGCGCGATCATGGCGGTGCCGGGCCACGACCAGCGCGACTTCGAATTCGCGACCAAGTACGGCCTGCCGATCCCGCGTGTCGTCGCTACGAGCGTCGAGGACGCGGGCAAGCCCTTCGATGGCGAAGCGGAAGCGGGCGATGGCGTGATCGTGAACTCCGACTTCCTCGACGGCATGGAGGTCGAGGACGCCAAGCGCGAGATCATCAAGCGCATCGAGGCGCAGGGTGCGGGCGAGGGCAAGACCGTCTGGCGCCTGCGGGACTGGGGCGTTTCGCGCCAGCGCTACTGGGGCACGCCGATCCCCTTCATCCACTGCGAGAAGTGCGGTGTCGTCCCGGCGCCGAAGGACAGCCTGCCAATCACCCTGCCGGAAGACGTGGACTTCCAGACCCCGGGCAACCCGCTGCTGCGCCACGCGACATGGAAGCATGTCGACTGCCCGACCTGCGGCGGCAAGGCCGAGCGCGAAACCGACACGCTCGACACTTTCGTCGACAGCTCGTGGTATTTCCTGCGCTTCGCCAGCCAGCCGGACGACAAGCCGTTCGACAAGGACGAGGTCGCCAAGTGGATGCCGGTCGAACAGTATATCGGCGGGATCGAACACGCGATCCTGCACCTGCTCTACGCCCGCTTCTGGACCCGCGCGCTGGCGCATTGCGGGCTGGTCGACGTGAAGGAGCCCTTCGCCTCGCTGTTCACGCAGGGCATGGTGACGCACGAGACCTACAGCCGCGATGACGGCGGGCGCGAGACCTACTTCACCCCCGAAGAAGTCGAGCGGACCGGCGAGGCTGCGACACTCAAGGCGGATGGCAAGCCGGTGAAGATCGGCCGCGTCATCAAGATGTCCAAGTCGAAGAAGAACGTCGTCGATCCGGACACGATCATCGAACAATATGGCGCCGATGCGGTGCGCTGGTTCATGCTGTCCGACAGCCCGCCCGAACGCGACCTGCCCTGGTCCGAAGCTGGCATCGAGGGCTGCTGGCGCTTCGTCCAGCGGCTTTGGCGCCTGTTCGGCCAGTACGATGCTTCGGCCGAGGGCGAGGACAAGGCGCTTGCCCGCAAGACGCACCAGACCATTGCTGCGGTTGCCGACGACATCGAAGCGCTCGGCTTCAACAAGGCGGTTGCCCGTATTTACGAGCTGACCGGCGCGATCGAAAAGGCCGAGGCGAGCGCGAGCCGCAGCGAGGCCATCCGCGCCGTGCTGCATCTCGTCTCCCCCATGATGCCGCACCTTGCCGAGGAAGCCTGGTCGAACATGGGCGGCGAAGGGCTGCTGGCCGAAGCAGCCTGGCCCGAAGTCGATCCGGCGCTGTTGGTCGACGACGAGGTGACCATCGCGGTCCAGCACCGCGGCAAGCTGCGCGACACGCTGACCGTCGCCAAGGGCCTGTCGAAGGACGAGCTGGAGGCGCTTGCGCTCGCCAGCGAGAAGGTGCAGCGTTCGATCGACGGGGCCGAGGTTCGCAAGGTCATCGTCGTGCCCGACAGGCTGGTGAATATCGTTACGTGA
- a CDS encoding DUF3576 domain-containing protein — protein sequence MASPKTFARSAGRILLATAAVASLAACGGRERPQADLAAAQVTTIGVNSYLWRASLDTVAFAPLLQADSAGGVIVTDWYANPQNPSERVKLTVSILDQDLRADALRVAASRQVMQGGNWVDAPVQAATVQKLEDIILTKARELRRQAVTG from the coding sequence ATGGCTTCACCCAAGACTTTCGCGCGCTCTGCCGGGCGCATCCTGCTTGCAACCGCTGCCGTGGCGAGCCTCGCCGCATGCGGAGGGCGCGAGCGCCCGCAGGCCGACCTTGCCGCAGCGCAGGTGACGACGATCGGGGTGAACTCCTACCTCTGGCGCGCCTCGCTCGACACGGTGGCCTTCGCGCCGCTGCTGCAGGCCGACAGTGCGGGCGGCGTGATCGTCACCGACTGGTACGCCAATCCGCAGAACCCGAGCGAACGCGTCAAGCTGACCGTCTCCATCCTCGACCAGGACCTGCGCGCCGATGCACTTCGCGTCGCCGCCAGCCGCCAGGTCATGCAGGGCGGCAACTGGGTCGATGCTCCGGTCCAGGCTGCCACCGTGCAGAAGCTGGAAGACATCATCCTGACCAAGGCCCGCGAACTGCGCCGCCAGGCCGTCACGGGCTAA
- the phbB gene encoding acetoacetyl-CoA reductase, translating into MARVAVVTGGSRGIGRAICEALKADGFTVVANYAGNDAAAKACADELGIKCYKFDVGDHEAVLAGCKQIEEEVGPIDVVVNNAGITRDGTLHRMSWEDWNEVMRINLGGCFNMAKACFPGMRERGWGRIVNIGSINGQAGQYGQVNYAAAKSGIHGFTKALAQEGAKFGVTVNAIAPGYIDTDMVAAVPEPVLEKIVAKIPVGRLGHAEEIARGVSFLCADDAGFVTGSTMSINGGQHMY; encoded by the coding sequence ATGGCACGCGTTGCAGTTGTTACCGGTGGTTCGCGCGGGATCGGCCGCGCCATTTGCGAAGCCCTGAAGGCAGACGGCTTCACGGTCGTCGCCAACTATGCGGGCAATGACGCAGCGGCAAAGGCCTGCGCGGACGAGCTCGGCATCAAGTGCTACAAGTTCGACGTCGGCGATCACGAGGCGGTTCTCGCCGGTTGCAAGCAGATCGAGGAAGAGGTCGGCCCGATCGACGTGGTCGTGAACAACGCCGGCATCACGCGCGACGGCACGCTCCACAGGATGAGCTGGGAAGACTGGAACGAGGTGATGCGCATCAACCTCGGCGGGTGCTTCAACATGGCCAAGGCCTGCTTCCCGGGCATGCGTGAGCGCGGCTGGGGCCGGATCGTCAACATCGGTTCGATCAACGGACAGGCGGGCCAGTACGGCCAGGTCAACTACGCCGCCGCGAAGTCGGGCATCCACGGTTTCACCAAGGCGCTGGCACAGGAAGGCGCGAAATTCGGCGTGACGGTGAACGCGATCGCGCCGGGCTATATCGACACCGACATGGTCGCCGCCGTGCCCGAGCCGGTGCTGGAAAAGATCGTCGCCAAGATCCCGGTCGGCCGCCTCGGCCATGCAGAGGAAATCGCGCGCGGCGTGTCCTTCCTCTGCGCGGACGATGCAGGCTTCGTCACCGGCTCGACCATGAGCATCAATGGCGGCCAGCACATGTACTGA
- a CDS encoding LuxR C-terminal-related transcriptional regulator yields the protein MTDGLAQLTEKEKETLRLMVRGHDAKSMARELSLSVHTINDRLRAARRKLGVTSSKEAARKLFETECEAPESFAAKDLGGAPESGGGDGATASDGHHSKASRNVLIGAALMSLIFASLLLATQGTSPEAMPATPDTPTDASRMAAAAPVPQEELEQAELVARAWLGLVDGKDFGPDSRTTAPDERNLEGWNSLVERRMEVGRATKREAQRISVIERDGLDEWTVYFHTDFERFRGAYEKVTLAYDGQAFITRDYEFE from the coding sequence ATGACCGACGGGCTCGCGCAACTCACCGAGAAAGAGAAGGAAACCCTGCGCCTCATGGTGCGCGGGCACGACGCGAAGTCGATGGCGCGCGAGCTGTCTCTCTCGGTCCACACGATCAACGACCGGCTGCGCGCTGCGCGTCGCAAGTTGGGCGTGACGAGCAGCAAGGAAGCCGCGCGCAAGCTGTTCGAGACGGAGTGCGAGGCACCCGAAAGCTTTGCGGCCAAGGATTTGGGGGGTGCGCCCGAGAGCGGGGGAGGGGACGGTGCGACTGCCTCGGATGGCCATCATTCGAAGGCGTCTCGAAACGTCCTGATCGGAGCCGCACTCATGTCCCTTATTTTTGCCTCGCTACTGCTCGCCACGCAGGGCACTTCGCCGGAAGCCATGCCCGCCACCCCGGATACCCCGACCGACGCATCTCGAATGGCAGCTGCGGCCCCGGTCCCCCAGGAAGAGCTCGAACAGGCTGAACTTGTCGCGCGTGCCTGGCTTGGACTGGTCGACGGCAAGGACTTCGGCCCCGATTCGAGAACGACTGCGCCCGATGAGCGCAATCTCGAAGGATGGAACAGTCTCGTCGAGCGGCGAATGGAAGTCGGACGGGCGACGAAAAGGGAAGCGCAGCGCATCAGCGTCATAGAGCGCGACGGCCTCGACGAATGGACCGTCTATTTCCACACCGATTTCGAGCGCTTCCGGGGTGCTTACGAAAAAGTGACGCTCGCTTACGACGGGCAGGCTTTCATCACCCGGGATTACGAATTCGAATAA
- a CDS encoding ribbon-helix-helix domain-containing protein yields MPAPYHPPVKRSVEIAGHKTSISLEPLFWEMLREAAEAEGVPVNALVARIDEERIAADTPPGLAGAIRIWLVARMKKGRPRLRPPLSHSS; encoded by the coding sequence ATGCCCGCACCCTATCACCCCCCGGTCAAACGCTCGGTCGAGATTGCCGGGCACAAGACCTCGATCAGTCTCGAACCGCTGTTCTGGGAAATGCTGCGCGAGGCGGCTGAGGCGGAAGGCGTGCCGGTCAACGCGCTGGTCGCGCGGATCGACGAGGAGCGCATTGCCGCAGATACACCGCCTGGCCTTGCGGGAGCCATCCGCATCTGGCTCGTCGCGCGCATGAAGAAAGGGCGACCTCGCTTGAGGCCGCCCCTTTCGCATTCGTCCTGA
- the murA gene encoding UDP-N-acetylglucosamine 1-carboxyvinyltransferase: MDKLLIRGGNRLTGTLPISGAKNSALTLIPCALLTEEPVTLRNLPRLADIDGFQHLMTQFGVSVGIRGKRPEEFGRVVTFEASRLTSTVAPYDLVRKMRASILVLGPMLARMGEATVSLPGGCAIGNRPIDLHLKALEAFGAEIELAAGYVKAIAPEGGLPGGEFDFPVVSVGATENAIMAAVLAKGTCRLFNAAREPEIVDLCKLLVAMGAEIEGIGTSDLTIHGVKQLHGATYKVMADRIEAGSYACAAAITGGDVMLEGASAEDMQATLHALRNIGVTCEEHKEGVRVCADKPLKATNLTTAPYPGLATDMQAQLMALLCKAEGTSVLKETIFENRYMHVPELNRMGADIETEGRTAIVKGVETLTGAEVMATDLRASMSLIIAALAAEGETTVRRIYHLDRGYERLEEKLQLVGADIERVGDE, translated from the coding sequence ATGGACAAGCTTCTCATCCGGGGCGGGAATCGCCTCACCGGCACGCTCCCCATTTCGGGGGCCAAGAATTCCGCACTGACGCTCATTCCCTGCGCCTTGCTGACCGAGGAACCGGTGACGCTGCGCAACCTGCCGCGCCTTGCCGATATCGACGGTTTCCAGCACCTGATGACGCAGTTCGGCGTCTCGGTCGGCATTCGCGGGAAACGTCCTGAAGAATTCGGCCGCGTGGTGACTTTCGAAGCCTCGCGCCTCACCTCGACCGTCGCGCCCTACGACCTGGTACGCAAGATGCGCGCCTCGATCCTCGTGCTCGGCCCGATGCTTGCGCGTATGGGCGAAGCGACCGTTTCGCTTCCCGGCGGCTGCGCGATCGGCAACCGCCCGATCGACCTGCACCTGAAAGCTCTCGAGGCGTTCGGCGCCGAGATCGAGCTGGCAGCCGGCTATGTGAAGGCTATCGCGCCTGAAGGCGGCCTGCCGGGCGGCGAATTCGACTTCCCCGTCGTATCGGTCGGCGCGACTGAGAACGCGATCATGGCCGCGGTCCTCGCCAAGGGCACCTGCCGCCTGTTCAACGCAGCGCGCGAGCCGGAAATCGTCGACCTGTGCAAGCTGCTCGTCGCGATGGGTGCGGAGATCGAGGGGATCGGCACCTCCGACCTCACGATCCACGGCGTCAAGCAGCTGCACGGCGCGACCTACAAGGTCATGGCCGACCGTATCGAGGCCGGCTCCTATGCCTGCGCTGCGGCAATCACCGGCGGCGACGTAATGCTCGAAGGGGCGAGCGCCGAAGACATGCAGGCGACGCTCCACGCGCTGCGCAACATCGGCGTGACCTGCGAGGAGCACAAGGAAGGCGTGCGCGTGTGCGCCGACAAACCGCTCAAGGCGACCAACCTGACCACCGCGCCCTATCCGGGCCTCGCGACCGACATGCAGGCGCAGCTGATGGCGCTGCTGTGCAAGGCGGAAGGAACCAGCGTTCTCAAGGAGACCATCTTCGAGAATCGCTACATGCACGTGCCCGAGTTGAACCGCATGGGCGCGGACATCGAGACCGAAGGGCGCACCGCGATCGTCAAGGGCGTCGAGACGCTCACCGGCGCGGAAGTAATGGCGACCGACCTGCGCGCTTCGATGAGCCTCATCATCGCCGCGCTCGCCGCCGAAGGCGAGACGACCGTGCGCCGGATCTACCACCTCGACCGCGGTTACGAGCGGCTGGAAGAGAAGCTGCAACTCGTCGGCGCGGATATCGAACGGGTCGGCGACGAATAG
- the galU gene encoding UTP--glucose-1-phosphate uridylyltransferase GalU, producing MSNPKPIKKAVFPVAGLGTRFLPATKAIPKELLPIVDRPLIQYAVDEAREAGIEQMIFVTGRGKTAIVEHFDVAYELEHTMGERGKDMGALEPTRATPGDIITVRQQVPMGLGHAIWCARAIVGDEPFAIFLPDELMIANRDGGQGCMKQMVDAYEKTGGNLISVLEVPQEEVSSYGVIDPGASQGALTEVKGLVEKPPVADAPSNKIISGRYILQPEVMRVLEDQEKGAGGEIQLTDAMAKMIGTQPFHAVTFDGRRFDCGSKLGFVEATLALALEREDMGADVRAMAERLLKG from the coding sequence ATGAGCAATCCCAAACCGATCAAAAAGGCCGTTTTTCCCGTCGCGGGTCTCGGCACGCGCTTCCTTCCGGCCACCAAGGCGATCCCGAAGGAACTGCTTCCGATCGTCGACCGGCCACTGATCCAGTATGCGGTGGACGAGGCGCGCGAGGCGGGGATCGAGCAGATGATCTTCGTCACCGGGCGCGGCAAGACCGCCATCGTCGAGCATTTCGACGTCGCCTACGAACTCGAACACACGATGGGCGAACGCGGCAAGGACATGGGCGCGCTCGAGCCGACCCGCGCGACGCCGGGCGACATCATCACCGTGCGACAGCAGGTGCCGATGGGCCTCGGCCACGCGATCTGGTGCGCGCGCGCCATCGTCGGCGACGAGCCCTTCGCCATTTTCCTCCCCGACGAGCTGATGATCGCGAACCGCGACGGCGGCCAGGGCTGCATGAAGCAGATGGTCGATGCCTACGAGAAGACCGGCGGCAACCTCATCAGCGTGCTCGAAGTGCCGCAGGAGGAAGTCTCGAGCTACGGCGTGATCGATCCGGGCGCATCGCAAGGCGCGCTGACCGAAGTGAAGGGGCTGGTCGAAAAGCCGCCCGTCGCCGACGCACCGTCGAACAAGATCATCTCGGGGCGCTACATCCTCCAGCCGGAAGTCATGCGCGTGCTCGAGGACCAGGAAAAGGGCGCGGGCGGCGAAATCCAGCTGACCGACGCGATGGCGAAGATGATCGGGACCCAGCCGTTCCACGCGGTGACATTCGACGGGCGCCGGTTCGACTGCGGCAGCAAGCTCGGCTTCGTCGAGGCGACCCTCGCCCTTGCACTCGAACGCGAGGACATGGGAGCGGACGTACGCGCGATGGCCGAGCGCCTGCTGAAGGGCTGA
- a CDS encoding DUF4259 domain-containing protein, translating to MGAWGAGSFENDAALDYVEEIESVDDIAGALKLAGQAGYIEADEGSRAIVAGECVAAMRGHRSKDMPDELAKKVHAFGKASLELYNDARDNLSAVMSRGELVELWAEEGSGDWNRAVTDLMERLNQPAKSARKPRKKKPQPNPSPCMFCDQPMGDEQFHMLDLTIHEDDISTSKRGGWVHLQCLNAALHPKHMIQNWQFDDELLEWVMKKLEAEREGK from the coding sequence ATGGGCGCATGGGGAGCCGGATCGTTCGAGAATGACGCGGCGCTGGATTACGTCGAAGAGATCGAAAGCGTCGATGACATTGCGGGTGCGCTGAAGCTCGCCGGCCAGGCCGGGTATATCGAGGCCGACGAGGGAAGCCGCGCCATCGTCGCCGGCGAATGCGTTGCCGCCATGCGCGGGCACCGCTCGAAAGACATGCCCGACGAGCTGGCGAAAAAGGTGCACGCATTCGGCAAGGCCTCGCTCGAACTCTACAACGATGCGCGCGACAATCTCTCGGCGGTGATGAGCCGGGGCGAGCTGGTCGAGCTGTGGGCGGAAGAAGGTTCGGGCGACTGGAACCGCGCGGTCACCGACCTGATGGAGCGCCTCAACCAGCCCGCCAAATCGGCGCGAAAGCCGCGCAAGAAGAAGCCGCAGCCCAATCCGTCGCCCTGCATGTTCTGCGACCAGCCGATGGGCGACGAGCAGTTCCACATGCTCGACCTGACCATCCACGAGGACGACATCTCGACTTCCAAGCGCGGCGGCTGGGTGCATTTGCAGTGCCTCAATGCGGCGCTGCATCCCAAGCACATGATCCAGAACTGGCAGTTCGACGATGAACTGCTCGAATGGGTGATGAAGAAGCTCGAAGCCGAGCGCGAGGGAAAGTAA